A stretch of Oryza brachyantha chromosome 4, ObraRS2, whole genome shotgun sequence DNA encodes these proteins:
- the LOC102718076 gene encoding cytochrome c oxidase subunit 6b-2-like, with translation MAEIEIKTAPADFRFPTTNQTRHCFTRYIEYHRCVNAKGEATADCEKFAKYYRSLCPAEWVEKWNEQRENGTFAGPL, from the exons ATGGCCGAG aTCGAGATAAAAACAGCACCTGCTGATTTCCGCTTTCCTACAACAAACCAAACCAGACACTGTTTCACACGCTATATTGAGTACCACAG ATGTGTGAATGCCAAAGGGGAAGCAACTGCTGACTGTGAGAAATTTGCCAAGTACTACCGGTCTCTCTGCCCAGCAGAATGG GTTGAGAAGTGGAACGAACAGAGGGAGAATGGGACATTTGCCGGACCACTCTAA
- the LOC102718357 gene encoding S-adenosylmethionine decarboxylase proenzyme, protein MGVLSVADPPPVSAIGFEGYEKRLEITFSEAPVFADPNGRGLRALSRAQIDSVLDIARCTIVSELSNKDFDSYVLSESSLFIYTHKIVIKTCGTTKLLLTIPRILELAEGLSMPLAAVKYSRGMFIFPSAQPAPHRSFSEEVAILNRYFGDLKSGGNAYVIGDPAKPGQKWHIYYATQHPEQPMVTLEMCMTGLDKKKASVFFKTSADGHTSCAKEMTKLSGISDIIPEMEICDFDFEPCGYSMNAIHGSAFSTIHVTPEDGFSYASYEVMGFDASALTYGDLVKRVLRCFGPSEFSVAVTIFGGHGHAGTWAKELNADAYKCNNMVEQELPCGGLLIYQTFDATEDVAVVGSPKSVLHCFEAENMVNPAPVKDGKLRNLLSWGEDALEETDGV, encoded by the coding sequence ATGGGTGTCCTGTCTGTTGCTGACCCTCCCCCAGTCTCAGCGATTGGGTTTGAGGGCTATGAGAAGCGCCTTGAGATCACCTTCTCTGAGGCGCCTGTCTTTGCTGACCCTAATGGCCGGGGTTTGCGCGCCCTCTCCAGGGCCCAGATTGACTCTGTTCTGGATATTGCACGGTGCACCATCGTGTCTGAGCTGTCCAACAAGGATTTTGACTCCTATGTCCTCTCTGAGTCCAGCCTATTTATCTATACTCATAAGATTGTGATCAAGACTTGTGGGACTACCAAGCTTCTGCTCACCATTCCAAGGATTCTTGAGCTTGCTGAAGGGCTGTCCATGCCACTTGCTGCTGTGAAGTACTCCCGTGGGATGTTCATCTTCCCCAGTGCACAGCCTGCCCCCCACAGGAGCTTCTCCGAGGAAGTTGCTATCCTGAACCGCTACTTTGGTGACCTGAAATCTGGTGGTAATGCTTATGTGATTGGAGATCCAGCAAAGCCTGGCCAGAAGTGGCATATCTACTATGCCACCCAGCACCCAGAGCAACCTATGGTTACCCTTGAGATGTGCATGACCGGATTGGACAAGAAGAAAGCTTCAGTCTTTTTCAAGACCTCTGCTGATGGCCACACTTCATGTGCTAAGGAAATGACAAAGCTATCGGGCATCTCTGACATTATCCCAGAGATGGAGATTTGCGACTTTGACTTTGAACCCTGTGGCTACTCCATGAATGCAATCCATGGCTCTGCATTCTCTACCATTCATGTGACCCCGGAGGATGGCTTCAGCTATGCCAGTTATGAGGTTATGGGCTTTGATGCATCTGCTCTTACTTATGGTGACCTGGTGAAGAGGGTCCTCAGGTGCTTCGGCCCTTCCGAGTTCTCTGTTGCTGTTACCATCTTTGGTGGGCATGGCCATGCTGGAACATGGGCAAAGGAGCTCAATGCTGATGCTTACAAATGCAATAACATGGTAGAGCAGGAGCTGCCCTGTGGCGGCCTCCTCATCTACCAGACCTTTGACGCTACTGAAGACGTTGCTGTTGTTGGATCGCCCAAATCTGTCCTTCACTGCTTTGAGGCCGAGAATATGGTGAACCCTGCTCCTGTTAAGGACGGTAAACTGCGCAATCTTCTCTCCTGGGGAGAGGATGCATTGGAGGAGACGGATGGAGTGTAA
- the LOC102718644 gene encoding peroxidase 18-like → MNQLRRRRRQCIVVVCSVLVFSALAVAASGSGSGSSSSQPPSSRSSASPAPAARSRSPSATPAPPKAPSPPAKSPAPRASPSPRPAAAPAPRRPPSPPSTSPAPKPSSPPTATAPTPRTTPPPAPKPSSPPAATPSTKPSSPPPSSSPAPRPSPPPTRASPPPAPKPSPPPPPPPPLAPTKSTANSSSSPSSQGQLSPNFYAASCPSVELAVRDVVRSASTLDSTIPGKLLRMLFHDCFVEGCDASVMIEGSGTERTDPANLSLGGFNVIDAAKRLLEVVCPATVSCSDILVLAARDAVTLTGGPSVPVSLGRRDGLVSLASNVRANIIDTGFSVDAMARSFAAKGLTLDDLVTLSGGHTIGSAHCTTFGERFRVDANGSTVPVDAAMNTDYAGELIRACSAVNGTVSSTAAVDCDEGSALRFDNAYFANLLAGRGLLRTDAVLVQNTTTRATVEAFARSEESFFASWAVSFARLTSLGVRTGADGEVRRLCSRVNG, encoded by the exons ATGAATCagctgaggcggcggcggcggcagtgcaTTGTCGTTGTTTGCTCGGTGCTGGTATTTTCGGCTCTGGCCGTGGccgcctccggctccggctccggctccagCTCTTCACAGCCGCCGTCTTCAAGGTCGTCTGCGTCTCCGGCTCCAGCTGCGAGGTCGCGCTCCCCGTCAGCAACGCCGGCACCGCCAAaggcgccatcgccaccggcgAAGTCGCCGGCGCCAAGGGCATCGCCCTCTCCGCGGCcagccgcggcgccggccccGAGGCGGCCTCCATCACCGCCCTCAACGTCGCCGGCGCCAAAGCCGTCATCTCCACCCACGGCAACGGCGCCGACCCCAAGGACGACACCCCCACCCGCGCCAAAGCCATCGTCTCCTCCTGCGGCGACGCCGTCCACAAAGCCATCGTCTCCTCCACCCTCTTCATCACCGGCTCCGAGACCGTCCCCTCCTCCTACTCGGGCTTCACCACCGCCAGCTCCGAAGccatctccaccaccaccaccacctcctcctctggCTCCAACGAAGTCCACAGCGAActcttcgtcgtcgccgtcctcccaGGGCCAGCTCTCGCCTAATTTCTACGCGGCGTCCTGCCCCAGCGTGGAGCTGGCGGTGAGGGATGTCGTCAGGTCGGCCTCCAcattggattccaccatcccCGGCAAGCTTCTCAGGATGCTCTTCCATGACTGCTTTGTTGAG GGATGTGATGCATCGGTGATGATTGAGGGTAGCGGCACGGAGAGGACTGATCCTGCAAACCTCTCACTTGGTGGCTTCAATGTCATAGATGCAGCCAAGAGGCTGCTTGAAGTTGTATGCCCTGCAACTGTTTCCTGCAGCGACATTTTGGTCCTTGCCGCAAGAGATGCTGTTACATTG ACCGGAGGGCCGTCAGTGCCAGTCTCACTGGGGCGGCGGGACGGCCTGGTTTCGCTGGCCTCCAACGTGAGAGCAAACATCATCGACACCGGCTTCTCCGTCGACGCCATGGCGAGGAGCTTCGCCGCCAAGGGGCTCACCCTGGACGACCTCGTCACCCTCTCAG GAGGCCACACCATCGGGTCGGCGCACTGCACCACGTTCGGCGAGCGGTTCCGGGTGGACGCGAACGGGAGCACGGTGCCCGTGGACGCGGCGATGAACACGGACTACGCCGGGGAGCTGATCAGGGCGTGCTCGGCGGTGAACGGCACGGTGTCGTCGACCGCGGCGGTGGACTGCGACGAGGGGTCGGCGCTGCGGTTCGACAACGCCTACTTCGCCAACCTGCTGGCCGGCCGGGGCCTGCTGCGCACGGACGCCGTGCTGGTGCAGAACACCACGACGCGCGCCACGGTGGAGGCGTTCGCGCGGAGCGAGGAGAGCTTCTTCGCCAGCTGGGCCGTCTCGTTCGCCAGGCTCACCAGCCTCGGCGTCAGgaccggcgccgacggcgaggtccGACGGCTCTGCTCCCGCGTCAACGGCTAA